The following proteins are co-located in the Imtechella halotolerans genome:
- a CDS encoding RagB/SusD family nutrient uptake outer membrane protein: MKNLNIKRVSVSLASKAITALFSISMLMTSCSEDNVINLKPINQIAEDEAFSTPSLILAAVNGVYNAAQRGDYAGGQRGYPFGAAFVQQGDNRGEDVVNTQTFYQLTYTATYDPGTANNVYYWSDTYRMINRANLVIEGVTRAVDNGIITQAVGDQYIAQAKFFRAAGHLELLFHFARPYNYTVDASHPGVPYRDFGINTKETMAQAMLVGRSSVAECYTKILSDLNDAENILGSGVITRVTKEAAIAFKTRVYLHMGRWNDVITEGNKLSGFTLTSDPNEPFISGYKNTESIFSLENSATNNPGVNAALASQYKRRTLVAISPIIWRDPSWLPDDKRRRELPHSDATDVQDDAMVFTIDGAKYTNKYKDGRDYTDPSPIIRYAEVVLSMAEAHARKASPDLPQALTLLNSVRNRSLANPATQAYTIVDLPTQSDMIQAIIKERRIEFLMEGRRWPDIHRLQGDAFVPMDGIPAKVANGTPGASLYVLGTPYTGPYGVQAIPGTDHRFLWPIPQDEVNSNPTLREQQNPGWD, encoded by the coding sequence ATGAAAAATTTAAATATAAAGAGAGTATCAGTGTCACTTGCTAGTAAAGCAATAACAGCATTGTTTTCAATTTCAATGTTGATGACATCTTGCTCAGAAGACAATGTTATTAATTTGAAACCAATAAATCAAATTGCGGAAGATGAGGCGTTTTCAACACCTTCATTAATTTTGGCGGCGGTTAATGGTGTTTATAATGCTGCCCAAAGAGGTGATTATGCTGGTGGTCAACGTGGATATCCTTTTGGAGCCGCTTTTGTTCAACAAGGTGATAATCGTGGTGAAGATGTAGTAAATACACAAACATTTTATCAATTGACGTATACTGCAACTTATGACCCAGGTACTGCTAATAACGTTTATTATTGGTCAGATACTTATAGAATGATTAATAGGGCAAATTTGGTGATTGAAGGAGTAACCCGTGCAGTAGATAACGGTATAATAACTCAGGCTGTGGGTGATCAATACATTGCACAAGCGAAGTTTTTTAGAGCTGCGGGTCATTTAGAATTGCTTTTTCATTTCGCAAGACCATATAACTATACTGTTGATGCGTCTCATCCTGGGGTTCCATACCGTGATTTTGGTATTAATACAAAAGAAACTATGGCTCAGGCAATGTTGGTAGGGAGAAGTTCTGTTGCTGAGTGTTACACAAAAATCCTTTCTGATTTGAATGATGCCGAAAATATTTTAGGATCAGGTGTAATAACAAGGGTGACCAAAGAGGCAGCAATTGCGTTTAAAACTCGTGTTTATCTGCATATGGGACGTTGGAACGATGTGATTACTGAAGGAAATAAGCTTTCTGGGTTTACATTGACAAGTGACCCAAATGAACCTTTTATTTCTGGATATAAAAATACCGAATCAATATTCTCATTAGAAAATTCTGCTACCAATAATCCTGGAGTTAACGCTGCTTTGGCTTCTCAGTACAAAAGAAGAACCCTAGTGGCTATCAGCCCAATTATTTGGCGCGATCCTAGTTGGCTTCCAGATGATAAAAGACGTAGAGAGTTGCCTCATTCAGACGCTACAGATGTACAAGATGATGCTATGGTATTTACTATAGATGGCGCTAAATATACTAATAAATATAAGGATGGAAGGGACTATACTGATCCTTCACCAATAATTCGTTATGCTGAGGTAGTACTTAGTATGGCTGAAGCTCATGCTCGTAAGGCTTCACCAGATCTTCCTCAGGCTTTAACTTTATTGAATAGCGTGAGAAATCGTTCATTAGCAAATCCTGCAACTCAGGCATATACTATAGTTGATTTACCAACTCAATCAGATATGATTCAGGCTATTATAAAGGAACGTAGAATTGAGTTTTTAATGGAAGGTAGACGTTGGCCTGATATTCATAGACTTCAAGGAGACGCATTCGTTCCAATGGATGGAATTCCTGCTAAAGTTGCTAATGGCACTCCTGGCGCCTCACTTTATGTTTTAGGAACACCTTACACTGGTCCTTATGGAGTTCAGGCAATTCCTGGAACAGATCATAGATTCTTATGGCCAATTCCTCAGGATGAAGTTAATTCTAATCCAACTCTTAGAGAACAACAAAATCCAGGATGGGATTAA
- the polA gene encoding DNA polymerase I, with translation MSQKRLFLLDAYALIFRGYYAFIKNPRINSKGLDTSAIMGFMNSLLDVIKREKPDHLAVAFDKGGSEARLEMFEAYKANRDETPEAIKIAVPYIQEILKAMHIPVIEMSGYEADDIIGTLSKQAEKQGYITYMVTPDKDFAQLVSENIFVYRPARMGNGIEIWGIPEVQEKFEVSHPEQVIDYLGMMGDAVDNIPGFPGVGEKTAKKLIAEFGNMENLLANTDKLKGKMKENIENNAEQGLLSKKLARIILDVPVKFHEEDFELNTPDFEKVKAIFHDLEFRQLTENLVKTFRLEGVQIEVGKKNTPEINKQVSDNAQFDLFSTPSTQSTNTTNQSGYQTIESKSHFYQYVSSPIARKLLIKKLCSQKSVCFDTETTHIKSLEASLVGIAFSWESKKGYYVPFTQNKDEAQKMLEEFRPFFESESIEKIGQNLKYDIKVLSNYGMQVKGPLFDTMIAHYLINPDMRHNMDILAETYLNYSPISIESLIGKKGKNQLSMQQVPLEKQTEYAVEDADITLQLKQYFKPILEETGTQKLFNEIEIPLVSVLADMENEGIRLDVNFLKSMSIDMAKEIALFEEKIFTEAGETFNLASPKQLGDILFDKLKIGGPKPKKTKTGQYATGEEVLGYLAKDHEIIQNILEWRQLVKLQSTYVEALPSQVDKNTLRVHTDYMQTVAATGRLSSNNPNLQNIPIRTERGRQIRKAFIARNEDYILLAADYSQIELRIIAALSGEENMIKAFQNNEDIHRSTAAKVFNVPLAEVTKEQRSNAKTVNFGIIYGVSAFGLSNQTNLNRSESAALIEAYYQTYPRLKAYIHEQIEFARSNGFVETISGRRRYLKDINSANAVVRGAAERNAVNAPIQGSAADIIKIAMINIHRKLKEGKFKTKMLLQVHDELVFDAYKEELDAVEKLIKSEMEQAFVLSVPLVVDMGKGRNWLEAH, from the coding sequence ATGTCACAAAAACGCCTTTTTTTACTGGACGCTTACGCGTTAATTTTCAGAGGATATTATGCCTTTATTAAAAATCCAAGAATTAATTCTAAAGGATTAGACACTTCGGCAATAATGGGCTTTATGAATTCCCTATTGGATGTTATCAAGCGTGAAAAACCAGATCATCTCGCCGTAGCTTTTGATAAAGGGGGAAGTGAGGCAAGGTTAGAAATGTTTGAGGCATATAAAGCCAATCGTGATGAAACTCCAGAGGCAATTAAAATTGCCGTTCCATATATTCAAGAGATTTTAAAGGCCATGCATATCCCAGTAATAGAAATGTCTGGTTATGAGGCTGATGATATCATAGGAACTCTTTCTAAACAAGCTGAAAAACAGGGGTATATTACTTATATGGTTACTCCTGATAAAGATTTTGCTCAACTTGTTTCAGAGAATATTTTTGTATATAGGCCCGCCCGTATGGGAAATGGTATTGAAATATGGGGCATCCCTGAAGTTCAGGAGAAATTCGAGGTTAGTCACCCTGAGCAAGTGATAGATTATCTTGGAATGATGGGAGATGCAGTTGACAACATTCCTGGATTCCCAGGAGTTGGTGAAAAAACAGCTAAAAAACTTATTGCAGAATTTGGAAACATGGAAAACCTTTTGGCAAACACTGATAAGCTGAAAGGAAAGATGAAAGAGAATATCGAAAATAATGCTGAACAAGGACTTTTATCGAAAAAGCTGGCTCGTATTATTCTTGATGTCCCCGTGAAATTTCATGAAGAAGACTTTGAACTTAATACTCCAGATTTTGAAAAGGTTAAGGCTATATTCCACGATTTAGAATTTAGACAACTTACAGAAAACTTAGTAAAGACCTTCAGGCTAGAAGGAGTTCAAATAGAAGTCGGCAAAAAAAATACTCCAGAAATCAACAAACAAGTAAGCGACAATGCTCAGTTTGACCTTTTTAGTACCCCTTCAACACAGTCCACTAACACGACTAATCAATCGGGCTACCAGACCATCGAATCAAAATCCCACTTTTATCAGTATGTCTCCTCTCCTATAGCTCGTAAGTTACTAATAAAGAAATTATGTTCCCAAAAAAGCGTATGCTTTGATACGGAGACCACTCATATAAAAAGCCTAGAAGCATCGTTGGTTGGAATTGCCTTTTCATGGGAATCGAAAAAAGGATATTATGTTCCCTTCACGCAAAATAAAGATGAGGCGCAAAAAATGCTGGAAGAATTCCGTCCATTTTTCGAATCTGAAAGTATTGAGAAAATAGGTCAGAATTTAAAATATGACATCAAAGTACTCTCAAATTATGGTATGCAGGTAAAGGGTCCATTATTTGATACCATGATTGCGCATTACCTTATTAACCCAGACATGCGTCATAATATGGATATTCTGGCTGAAACTTATCTTAACTATTCACCTATTTCTATAGAGAGTCTTATAGGTAAAAAGGGTAAAAATCAACTCTCGATGCAACAAGTTCCTTTGGAAAAACAAACGGAATATGCCGTTGAAGACGCCGATATTACTCTTCAACTTAAACAATACTTTAAGCCAATATTAGAAGAAACCGGTACTCAAAAGCTTTTTAATGAAATAGAGATCCCACTTGTTTCAGTCCTAGCGGATATGGAAAATGAAGGAATCCGACTCGATGTAAATTTTCTCAAAAGTATGTCAATCGATATGGCTAAAGAAATAGCATTATTTGAAGAAAAAATCTTTACCGAAGCCGGTGAAACCTTTAATCTAGCGTCTCCGAAACAATTGGGTGACATTTTATTTGACAAGCTAAAAATTGGAGGACCCAAACCAAAGAAAACAAAAACTGGGCAATATGCAACCGGAGAAGAAGTACTAGGTTATCTAGCCAAAGATCATGAAATTATACAAAATATTTTGGAATGGAGGCAACTTGTAAAACTACAAAGCACTTATGTGGAGGCCCTTCCTAGTCAAGTAGATAAAAATACGCTCAGAGTTCATACAGATTATATGCAAACTGTTGCCGCAACTGGAAGGCTAAGTTCTAACAACCCAAATCTACAAAACATTCCAATTCGAACCGAAAGAGGAAGACAGATTAGAAAAGCCTTTATAGCTCGAAATGAGGACTATATTTTACTGGCTGCCGATTATTCACAAATAGAATTACGAATAATTGCAGCGTTATCAGGAGAAGAAAACATGATAAAAGCTTTTCAAAATAACGAAGACATCCACCGAAGTACTGCTGCAAAGGTTTTTAATGTGCCATTAGCTGAAGTAACTAAAGAACAACGAAGTAATGCCAAAACGGTGAATTTTGGAATCATTTATGGAGTTTCTGCATTTGGATTAAGCAATCAAACAAACTTAAACCGTAGCGAAAGTGCGGCCTTAATAGAAGCTTACTATCAAACATATCCTAGACTAAAAGCCTATATCCATGAACAAATTGAATTCGCACGCTCGAATGGATTTGTAGAGACTATTTCAGGCAGACGGCGATATCTAAAAGATATTAATTCAGCAAATGCGGTGGTACGTGGGGCTGCGGAAAGAAACGCAGTCAATGCTCCAATTCAAGGAAGTGCAGCGGACATCATTAAAATTGCTATGATAAACATCCACAGAAAATTAAAAGAAGGTAAGTTTAAAACCAAGATGCTTCTACAGGTACATGATGAATTAGTCTTTGACGCTTACAAAGAGGAACTAGATGCAGTTGAAAAGCTAATAAAATCAGAAATGGAACAAGCATTCGTTCTATCGGTACCATTAGTGGTCGATATGGGAAAAGGAAGAAATTGGTTGGAGGCACATTAA